The DNA window CTTACAAAGGATTCGTTAGACTCCCTAGATATATTCTTTTACAAAGGATTCGTTCTGtccattattttaattttcaagatCCCTAATGACATTTTCAACATAAAATATCTAAAAGATACCTTTTTATAGCATTCTACACTATTTGTGCCTGTACACTAATGCTGTTCTTTGAATTTGTCTTCAACaagaatattattttcatatcctGTATATTAATACTTTAtctttgttaaaatcatttgaTCTTGATTATAATTGTCAATGCcccaaaagctggtattttgaTATACAGTTTTTTCAACTATAAATGCCATACTCTGTCAACCACTTTTCATTAATGTATGTGTTCAGTAACAGTTGTAAATAAAGTTGTATTTAGTGATCGATGCTGGGAAAGTGTAGCTTAAATAATCAAGTTTTGCTGTAGTGTATCTCTTATATGTGCAAGGTTTAATGTCCAGTTTCCCATTGTGCAATTCTCGAGTTTATTTTTCGAGTACTGCGACAATTGGTACTAGGAACTCTTCATTCATGTGTTGccttacatgtaatttgcaaATACGTGTACAAGTGTagtgtgtttatttttcttctaGATCTTGTTCATACATATTTCAAGTATAGGATTATGcatattttctaaattaaaaccatttcttttataaaacttCTTCATACCTTATTTTGACGTTttctatttttgtaatttttgggCACTTTTATCAATcctctaaaatattttttatgtaaaatcaaattatacCTACTGTCAatcatacatatatgtattttgcATATATGCCTATGATTTATACTGGTGGAAATGTATAATCTTTCAACAATCGTGTTGCCTGTGTCCATTTGATAAACAGCAATATAACTgaacaaatcaaataaagtcAAAGTGAGCATATCttcctttaattttcaaattgtcaATACTAGAggataaaaacaataacattgatAAAACACATCTTGAaattaagcaaataaaaaagtttatgGAATTGAGTATACCAACGTTAAAACATGGAAAGATGGCATAAAAATGATTTGAAGTACAAACATATGAACTTCGACTCTACAAAGTATTCTGCGTGAATTTGAAATGCATCTTTTAAAAAGAGGCTACAGTGAAAAGGAAATCAAAACAAGTATATGTAATGTGTACTTGCAAACTATAGCACAGACagttcattgaaaaataaaactgaaactAAAAACGGAAAATTTTCTCTTGTTTTTGTCACCAAATATAACCCAGGCATACGGCATCTTAAACAAAAACTGACTAAATACTGGCATATTCTTACAAAAGAACAAGAACGTAGACAAATTTTCTCAGAATTACCGATTGTGTCCTACAAAcgtaataaaaatattgcagaTATTCTCACCTCcttaataattaaacaataactaTAATCTATGTACTATGTACATAGACCGTTATGCAAATAAACTCCTGATGAGGCGGATTTGCagcagtaaaaaataaaaaaaggaatacCTAAATTATAAACCGATtcctttttcaaaacatttattaCTTATTAACCTCGTATCACACCGCCGAAACAATAAACTAGTGTAGAGTAAAGTGAAGGGAGGTGCGGGGCTGATGGGaaccacctttaaaaaaaaaaagaaattggagAACAGACAGTTGTAAATAGAAAGACAACCGACAAcgtttataaaaattgttttgtaatgTCAAAAAAGGAAAACGTAATCATTGTGTTTGTACTTTGATTGAAACGTTTCTTTTATTCATCtgaatataaattcataacgTTTGTTCCATCGCATGCTAAGAATAAATCGATGTTAAATGGGCTGTATTTAATTGTTTGTAACCACTCAGTgttctttctctttttcttatatatcaaaatacatgtaatttaccgAGATAATTTACTACGTTTACAAAGTAATACAAGTCATCATCATATGACATAAATTAAAGAGGATCAGTCGAAAGGTCATCCATAATCTCCTTATAAACCAGCTATAAAGGCAAGTGTTTTACACTTTTGCGATTCATGTGATATGTGATTGGCCGAATTTCAAAAtcaactttttagctcacctgaaccgaaggttcaagtgagcttttctgatcacctgttgtccctCGTCGTAATCGTGGAAAAAACCGGCAAGTCCGTAGATAATTAGGTGAtcaattatggtctaacaattagtatgaaaaacgtcagtcagcatgcgacccagtggaagattgtttttgctgacaagatcgttgtatcgaccatagaacttacgaaaagatgattTTAAACGAGAccgttgatagtcctgttttatcaactggTTTGTCAATAACTTGCCTCCCCTTCGAAACTGTTTATAcaaagagcatgcccttgcgtatcgaattaactgagagacaaaacaCCATACGCAgatgatgaaggtatattgctacataagtaaggaaagttgactatagaaaaattgaaatcatcgcgtttatcataaagttttgttgtttggttaccatcaatgtccatttccagtaaaatatccaaatatgaaacagatgacacagactctgtggtatcttttattttaagttcACTCTGATACTAGtctatcgagtcgacgtaagtatggtAATAACAACTgtaaattgataatacgtcgtcgatatacctgaatgttgagttgaaagcatttttaaataatgtagattctaaatcaATAAAGCTGTGAACGccagactaatactggggccccagaaaggagttcaaagtttaaaatagaaaagcatatgcttcaaaatagaatgttacaaggaactgttgttcaggtgagcgatgtggacCATGGGCCACTTGTTTTAAGAACCTTTTTTGATTATCAAAAACAGAccacatattttcaaaaaataatacgagtatatatataaactggCTTTGAATTCTTAAAGTGTGTTCTATTCatctatgtattttttaaagccTTTTAACGGACTATATGCGGCATCATGCATTTTCATCCCctaataaaatatgaattgaaataataacTGAATCCTGGGATCTTCAAAGGAAAAGGTAAAGGTTCAAATGACTATCTTTATAAATGTTGCAATTTCTTCGAAGCTTCCAGTGTTTAAATAATCTCTTTTTACAATTTGTCTATTGCATgtgtatatgattttatgtaACTAATTCCGGATggcaatttttctatttttgggTCCATTAAAACTTAGTGTATCATGTAACTTCCGCCCAGCTTCTCTGTGCACATGGTTTGACGAGAACGATAAACGAATTGTAACGTTTAGTGACTTGGTCAGGAGAACAAggtattttacaattatatgcATATGTATTTATGCCTACTTTAAAGTTACTGTCCTTGATcttgtttatatacatatatttaatgtagACATAACAATTACTCTGTATTTAGAGGATTTACGTACAAGTATTGCTAGTGTGGATTTATACATGGCGCCATTTTGACCCATGCGTAGTGAAACGTTACTTTGATAATGATTGGCCCCTTAGtattttgtatcaatatttcaatactGTATTTTGATCAAATAGTTTTCATTTACTACCTAAATTGCTTCTGGTGGAATTATTTGTTGCACCTTTAGAATTTTGTGTCATTAGTAACTAAGAGTTATCCCCCTTTGTACAGTAAAGTAAGGTAAAGTGccagttttgtttacataaatatctacataatattttctttgctaccagaaatgattttgattatttactTACATTGATTAGTGAATGAAATTAATGTATGGTTGTTATGTAATTACTAATAAATGTTGTATTGTTTACAGTTCTTACGTTGAAGAACCAACAGTGAATAAAATTCTTCACCAGTATTAAAGACTTGATTCATTTGGATGGCCAAGCCAGCTACaatctttttaaagataaatttgcTTTTTTGAAATAGCTGTTAATTATCCGTACCAATGCAACACTTGTACAATGAGTGCAACATATGTGtgcttttattttgatttataattaCAGGAAATTAACTATTCAAATATTatctatttaattattttaaacgtATGGTTTGAAAAATCTAACAAATctgcgatatatatatatatatatatatatatatatatatatatatatatatatatatatatatatatatatagtcctgAAGGAAACTTGCTAGCAACGATTCACTGTGCTCAGACTGTAGTAGAGACATGTCCCAAACATGGCGATTTACTAGACATGTTCTGTGTGGATTGTGAGGAGAATATATGTCTCACTTGTGTACAACAGAATCACAGATCCCATGACTGGAACAggaagaataaaatacatgatcGTCTCAAGTCAGAGCTCGCAGACCAATGTCATCTTGTCCGACAAAAAGAAATTCCTTCGCTTCAAACACAAATCCAGAAAATCAAGAGACTAAAATCAGACAACGAAAAAGAATTTGCAGAAGAAATAGATAAGATTTCATCCCACACAGAAGCAGCTGTGATGAGTTTACATAAACTATCAAAAGATTTAATACGACATTGTGAATTATTAAAATCTCTAAACGAAGAGAACCTCGAGGAAAAACAAAAGGAAATAGAAACTattgtttttcaatttgaatGTAGTTTGAAAGGCTTTGAAGAGGAAATCAAGACTTCCAACTTGTCTGAACTTCTtcagataaaaaagaaaatgatctCAATTCCTCATCAGAAAAATCTGAACAAAGAGGAGACCACTTTACAACATATCAATTTCACAGCCGGTGAAATAAAAGAGAACCTTCTTCAGTCAATACTAGGAAAAGTTGATCAAACTTACAGGTCAGTAACAGTCTCCAAACTATTGGATGCAAAAATAGGAATAAAAAGATTTAAGTATATTTCTCCGATCTCCCAAACTCGTGCCTGGTGTAGGGAATTCAAGTcttcagaaaatgttttgattgACATCACAAAAGGCTAAAAAGAAATGACCTGTTCATTTGGAGAGTACCAATCGGCTCCCATTCCTGAGGATATCATCACCTTAAAAAATGGCCTCAATATCTATACATGGCATGCTGGTCACTGTGTGATGAAAATATCTCCTTCCAAACTCAAGGACGTTGAAACGGCTGATATTAAAATGACAAAACTTGTAGATATTTCTCCATTGTTTCCAGTTGGAATCTGCGCTCCTTCAGATAACCGTTTCCTTGTTTCTGCCATAGATACCCCAGCGTTCAAGCGCGATGGTTTTATTAAAGATCAACCACAGAATAGTGTCGTCATACTTTTATCAGAAAAGGGAAAGATTAAAAAGAAGTTTCAGTATCAAAATGACAACAAGACACCATTGTTTCTTTATCCTTACAGAATTGCAGAAAATACTAACGGTGACATTTGTGTCATTGATTTGTCAGGGACGAATAATGGACACCTTGTTGTTCTTTCATCCTCTGGTCAGCTCAAATTTCAGTACAGAGGTACTGGTCCAAACAAGGCAGACTTTGATCCAAGGGGGATATGCTGCGATTCCGCCGGTCATATATTGCTAGGCGACTGTTACAATAGGTGTGTCCATCTTCTGAATGAGGAGGGTTGTTTCCTGACTTATCTGATCAAAACGGACGAAGAACTGTGGTCAATATCTTTGTTTTCGACCACGTTGTGGATTGGTGGGGAAAACGGATTTGTTTACGTCTATCAATACCAATTAAATGACTCTTCAACTAGGAAAGGAAACATATCCTATTAGATTGTGTCAAAGGGATATTATCTTAACCAAATAATTGCAAAATGCAATTACGTTTCTGTGGGGTTTTGGTGATTATTACAGTTTCAAGAAAAAACGTAAATACGTGTATATTATGTTTTTAGAAATTACACCTTAATGATTattaaatttcgtggatcaagCCAACAACGAAATCAACAAAAACTGTTGGTCAACGTTTTTTTGTGAAACAGTTGTTCCTTTccgtatgaaaaataaattacatcttCGAGACCCTAAGGAAAACACCAACCGTAATCTAAACATCAAACAACATGTGATGTTACCGCTTTTAAAACATGCAGGATACAATTGTTTGAAACTAAACAGTGGTGGACACGGTTATCAGAAAGACTGTGAAATGCTACTAAGTTTTCTGCTGTAATTAAGAAATTTGAACCAAGAAATGGCACTTGGAGTAGATTGGACATGGTTACTTATAGTGTCACTTAATGTTAGCTTCATAAACGAATCAAGTAGTGACTCCTTAGACATATTCTTTTACAAAGGATTCGTTCGACTCCCTAGATATATTCTTTTACAAAAGATTCGTTCGACTCCCTAGATATATTCTTTTACAAAGGATTCGCTTTGtctcataattttaattttcaagatCCCTAATGacatattcaacataaaatatCTAAAAGATACCTTTTTATAGCATTCTACGCTATTTGTGCCTGTACACTAATGCTGTTCTTTGAATTTGTCTTCAACaagaatattattttcatatcctGTATATTAATACTTTATCTTTGTTAAGATTATAATTGTCAATGCcccaaaagctggtattttgatatacaattttttcaactaTAAATACCATACTCTGTCAACCACTTTTCATTAATGTATGTGTTCAGTAACAGCTGTAAATAAAGTTGTATTTAGTGATCGATGCTGGGAAAGTGTAGCTTAAATAATCAAGTTTTGCCGTAGTGTATCTCTCATATGTGAAAGGTTTAACGTCCAGTTTCCCATTGTGCAAGTCTCGAGTTTATTTTTCGAGTACTGCGACAATTGGTACTAGAAACTCTTCATTCATGTGGTGCCTTACATATAATTTGCAAATACGTGTACAAGTGTagtgtgtttatttttcttctaGATCGTGTTGACACATATTTCAAGTATAGGATTATGCATTTTTACTAAacaaaaaccatttattttataaaacttcTTCATACcttattttgacattttctatttttgtaatttttgggCACTTTTATCAATCCTCTAAAaccatttttatgtaaaatcaaattatacCTACTGTCAATcatacataaatgtattttgcataTATGCCTATGATTTATACTGGTGGAAATGTATAATCTTTCAACAATTGTTTCACCTGTGTCCATTTGATAAACAGCAATATGACTGAATAAATCGAATAAAGTTAAAGTGAgcatattttccttttattttcaaattgtcaATACTAGAggataaaaacaataacattgaaaaaacaCATCTTGATATTaagcaaataaaaaagtttatacAATTGAGCAGACCAACGTTAAAACATGGAAAGATTGcataaaatgatttgaaatacaAACATATGAACTTCGACTTTAATAAATCTTATAATAGATATACaataacaataaacaaattatacaatacatatGGCACAAATATAGATTAGggaatgtacattaaaaaatcgTGGTCATCTAGATTGTGGATGCCTTCACTTCTAAAAATAATAAGCTGAATTCATTAACGCTCTTACAGATAGAATCACATATTTACAGTCTTATAAAACATGcttatgtacatatgaataaacatGTGATTAGATCACAATGTTTGTTGATTTTtcgaaaaatatcaaaaatatatcctACACATCTACATTCTATTCAAATGTTCATAAATGGAATGTCAGCTGCCAATAACAGGACTTTCTGGACATTTTAACTCTCTTGAAAATTAAGAGTGACAATAAGGGTTTGTGTCAAATAAAATCACTATGTCCAGAGATCAAAGTCTCAGTTACTTTATGTCCAGAGAACAAAATCTCAGTTACACGTGAAGTAGAAGATTGTTGGGTCTGATGCGACCAAAGGGAGGCGACTCCCACACGGTGATTGTTCCGTCAGATGACGTCATATATAGTCGGTACGAGTCGTTGGTAAACGTCAAACTGAGAAAAATTGAACAAAAGTCAAAATATAAATACGagaaaagtttttttcactatagcaagaaataaacaaattaattaaaacaaatgtctTTAACAAGAAATTGGCTCAATTCCCTGCTAGAAGTTCTAAAAAACGCCAtcttattaaaaatcataaccTCAGAGTGAAACAATATCAGTTATAATCTTCTCAAAAGTTCAAACATACcatttaatgcaaaaattcaactttgaatttactAATTTTCATATCTATGAGAATTAtcataagatttatttttaaattggaaTATCATAAATTCATATGCACCCAACATATTTACACTATcaactattttttaaagtaaaacgtCAATGGCAATATAAAGTTTCAATATAACAGTGTAATACCCTGCAAGTCTGAAGTCCTATAGCTCAGCCTCTGTACATGAAACTTTATTTGTATGTTGGTATTTTGTTTGTGACCCCTAAGAGGAAACCAATCTGTTTGATTGGATTTCCTGTACACAAATATGCTTCCTTGTTTCCAGTAAATCTCGCTTTTGGAAGTGTTTCCAAAGCACACACAAAAACACGATGATTTAACAGGAAATCTATTGAACTCTCTCACAATTCCACACCAATGGGCAAAAATAGAGACTTGGGTTCTATACGGAGAGAGCCTGATGTCTAATGAAGCGGTAGCTCGCGCTCAGGTTCCACTAAGGACGTGTAAAGACCATGGGGACCTGCAGGATATGTTCTGTGTGGACTGTGAGGAATCTATTTGTCTGATCTGTGGCCAGCAGAACCACACGTCTCATGACTGGGGAAGGAGGAATACGATACAAGAGCGTGTCAAATCGGAGCTCGCAGAACTGTGTCACCATGTCAGACACAAGAGAGTTCCACTACTGCAGGCGGAAGTCGAGAAAGTCAAGACGTTGAAAAATGACTATGAGAaaatttatttggaaaaaatgGATAGAATTACGTCACACACTGAAACAGTTGTGAAGAGTTTGCAGAAAATATCAGACGATTTGATACGGCAGTGTAAGTTACTAAAATTTCAAAACGAAGACAAACTCGACCAAAAACAGAAAGAAATAGAAACTTTTGTTTTACAGTTTGAATTAAATTTGAAGAGTGTTGAAGAAGAAAGCAAGTCTGTCAGCTTGTCCAAACTACTTCAGATAAAGAAGCAAGTGCAATCCATACCATATCcagaaaaattgaataaaaaggaCACGACTTTGCACCTCATTGATTTCAGAGCGGGAGATGTTAAAGAGAACGTCCTTCAGTCAGTGCTAGGTGAAGTATATCAAACTTACAACAAAGTGACAGTTGCCAAAATATTTGAAGCAAAGAAAGGAACAAAGATGATCAAGTACATTTCTCCCATTTCCGAGACTCATGCGTGGTACAGGGAATTCAGGTCTTCGGAAAATGTCTTGATCGACATTAACAAGGGATCCACAGAGAGCGCTTGCATGTTTGGAGAGACCCGATCAGATCATATTCCAGACGACTTCATCACTATAAAATCTGGCGTCAGTATTTACACATGGCATGCTGGCCACTGTGTGATGAAAGTAACTCCCCCAAAAATCAAAGAGAGTGAAGTTACCGCAAATAAAGTTGTAAAACTGGCCGATTTGTCCCCATTGTTCCCAGTTGGTATCTGTGCCACTAGAGATGGCAGATTCCTTGTCTCTGCTATTGATACAACAGCGTTCAGTGAAGACATCTACACCAGTAGTCAACCAAAGAAAAGTGTCGTCCTAGTTCTATCAGAGAGTGGAAAGACTAAAAAGGTTTTCCAAAATGCCGATGATGATAAGACGCCATTGTTCCTCTACCCAACCAGAATGGCAGAAAATACAAACAGTGATATTTGTGTTATTGATAGGACTGGGATGAACAATGGAAAACTAGTTGTTATTTCCTCCACTGGCAAACTCAAATTCCATTATCAAGGCAATGGTCCCAACCAAGCAGACTTTGATCCAAGGGGGATTTGTTGTGATTCTTCAGGTCATATATTGATAAGCGACTGTAACAATAGGTCTGTTCATCTTCTGAATAAGGAGGGAAGTTTTCTGACTTATCTGATCAAAACAGACGAAGAACTGTGGTCAATGTCTCTGTATATGAACACATTGTGGATTGGTGGTAAAAATGGAATTATTTATGCTTATAGATACCAAGTGGATACTACTTGACTCACCTCAACATTTACTTTTGTCAAAAGTCATTGTGAAAAATTGTTGTCTCCTCAAGtgatatttttttgtctttgtGAATAAAATTGTGTGAATAACCTTTCGAATGATGTGTGACTATTGCTGAATCTTGAGAAGAAAGGCTCAatgaattattacatgtatttacctgaTGACAGGTTTGTGCAGGAGATTCTCAGCTTGCAGATCTCTCAGGACTGTGAGGTCCATACCACTCCATAGTCTGTTGAAAATAAACCAACAGAAG is part of the Crassostrea angulata isolate pt1a10 chromosome 3, ASM2561291v2, whole genome shotgun sequence genome and encodes:
- the LOC128177353 gene encoding uncharacterized protein LOC128177353; this translates as MSNEAVARAQVPLRTCKDHGDLQDMFCVDCEESICLICGQQNHTSHDWGRRNTIQERVKSELAELCHHVRHKRVPLLQAEVEKVKTLKNDYEKIYLEKMDRITSHTETVVKSLQKISDDLIRQCKLLKFQNEDKLDQKQKEIETFVLQFELNLKSVEEESKSVSLSKLLQIKKQVQSIPYPEKLNKKDTTLHLIDFRAGDVKENVLQSVLGEVYQTYNKVTVAKIFEAKKGTKMIKYISPISETHAWYREFRSSENVLIDINKGSTESACMFGETRSDHIPDDFITIKSGVSIYTWHAGHCVMKVTPPKIKESEVTANKVVKLADLSPLFPVGICATRDGRFLVSAIDTTAFSEDIYTSSQPKKSVVLVLSESGKTKKVFQNADDDKTPLFLYPTRMAENTNSDICVIDRTGMNNGKLVVISSTGKLKFHYQGNGPNQADFDPRGICCDSSGHILISDCNNRSVHLLNKEGSFLTYLIKTDEELWSMSLYMNTLWIGGKNGIIYAYRYQVDTT